A region from the Virgibacillus siamensis genome encodes:
- the clpC gene encoding ATP-dependent protease ATP-binding subunit ClpC — translation MMFGRFTERAQKVLALSQEEAVRLGHNNIGTEHVLLGLVREGDGIAAKALQSLGLEVSKIQEEVEKLIGVGKQPMQTIHYTPRAKKVVELSQDEARKLGHSYVGTEHILLGLIREGEGVAARVLNNLGVSLNKARQQVLQLLGSNESQAGRQGRAAQTSNANTPTLDSLARDLTVSAKEGNVDPVIGRSKEIERVIQVLSRRTKNNPVLIGEPGVGKTAVAEGLAQQIVNNEIPEILRDKRVMTLDMGTVVAGTKYRGEFEDRLKKVMEEIRQAGNIILFIDELHTLIGAGGAEGAIDASNILKPALSRGELQCIGATTLDEYRKYIEKDAALERRFQPIQVDEPTLDETVQILKGLRDRYEAHHRVTITDEAVEAAASLSDRYITDRFLPDKAIDLIDEAGSKVRLRSYTIPPNLKELEEKLEEVRKEKDSAVQSQEFEKAASLRDSEQRLREEVEETKKEWKEKQGQETSEVAIEDIANVVSVWTGVPVSQLTKEESERLLNLEDTLHNRVIGQEEAVDAVAKAIRRARAGLKDPKRPIGSFIFLGPTGVGKTELARALAEAMFSDEEAMIRIDMSEYMEKHSTSRLVGSPPGYVGYDEGGQLTEKVRRKPYSVVLLDEVEKAHPEVFNILLQVLEDGRLTDSKGRVVDFRNTVLIMTSNVGANELKRNKYVGFNLGDETQDYKNMKTKVTDELKKAFRPEFLNRIDETIVFHSLERKHMKDIVTLMIHQLQKRLREQDIEFNLTDKAVEKIANEGFDPEYGARPLRRSIQKNIEDLLSEELLKETISKGEKVKIGLNNKGDFLVLS, via the coding sequence ATGATGTTTGGACGTTTTACAGAACGGGCGCAAAAGGTATTGGCACTATCCCAGGAGGAAGCAGTTCGACTGGGCCATAACAATATTGGTACAGAGCATGTACTGCTTGGTCTGGTGCGTGAAGGTGACGGAATTGCAGCAAAAGCGCTGCAATCACTAGGGCTTGAGGTATCCAAAATTCAAGAGGAAGTTGAGAAACTTATCGGTGTGGGAAAACAGCCGATGCAAACCATCCATTATACACCACGTGCCAAAAAGGTAGTGGAACTTTCACAGGATGAGGCACGAAAGCTTGGCCATTCCTACGTGGGGACAGAACATATATTACTTGGTTTAATTCGTGAAGGAGAAGGAGTTGCTGCACGTGTTCTGAACAATCTTGGCGTCAGTCTGAATAAAGCGCGTCAGCAGGTATTGCAGCTTTTGGGGAGCAATGAGTCACAGGCAGGACGTCAGGGACGTGCCGCACAGACATCGAATGCGAATACCCCGACATTGGATTCCCTTGCAAGGGATTTAACAGTAAGCGCGAAAGAAGGAAATGTGGATCCGGTCATCGGACGCAGCAAAGAAATTGAGCGTGTTATACAGGTTCTGAGCCGGCGTACGAAAAACAACCCGGTTCTGATTGGGGAGCCAGGTGTAGGTAAAACAGCAGTTGCTGAAGGGCTTGCACAGCAGATTGTAAATAATGAAATCCCGGAAATTTTGCGGGATAAACGCGTCATGACCCTGGATATGGGAACTGTTGTCGCAGGCACAAAATATCGTGGTGAGTTTGAAGACCGTCTGAAAAAAGTAATGGAGGAAATTCGTCAGGCAGGAAATATCATTCTGTTTATTGATGAATTGCATACATTGATTGGTGCAGGTGGTGCAGAGGGTGCCATCGATGCTTCCAATATTTTGAAACCTGCATTATCCCGCGGTGAACTGCAATGTATTGGGGCAACCACCTTGGATGAGTATCGCAAGTATATTGAAAAAGATGCTGCATTGGAGCGCCGGTTCCAGCCAATTCAAGTTGATGAGCCTACACTTGATGAAACCGTGCAGATTTTAAAAGGACTGCGTGATCGTTATGAAGCACATCATCGTGTAACCATTACGGATGAAGCAGTGGAAGCAGCAGCAAGTCTGTCTGACCGTTATATTACCGATCGGTTCTTGCCGGATAAGGCGATTGATTTAATTGATGAAGCGGGATCAAAAGTGCGCCTTCGCTCCTATACAATTCCGCCGAATTTGAAAGAACTTGAGGAAAAATTGGAAGAGGTCAGGAAAGAAAAAGACTCAGCTGTACAGAGTCAGGAATTTGAAAAAGCAGCATCATTACGAGATTCCGAGCAGCGCCTGCGTGAAGAAGTAGAGGAAACCAAAAAGGAATGGAAAGAAAAACAAGGACAGGAAACATCTGAGGTTGCAATTGAGGATATTGCCAATGTTGTATCGGTGTGGACTGGTGTACCTGTTTCACAATTAACAAAGGAAGAAAGTGAGCGGCTGCTAAACTTGGAAGACACGCTGCATAACCGTGTCATCGGGCAGGAGGAAGCAGTTGATGCAGTAGCCAAAGCAATTCGTCGTGCACGTGCGGGATTAAAAGATCCTAAACGTCCAATCGGTTCGTTTATTTTTCTTGGGCCAACCGGTGTAGGTAAAACAGAACTGGCCAGGGCATTGGCAGAGGCAATGTTCTCCGATGAAGAAGCAATGATCCGCATTGATATGTCCGAGTATATGGAAAAACATTCTACATCCCGTCTTGTAGGGTCACCTCCTGGATACGTCGGCTACGATGAAGGCGGACAGCTGACGGAAAAAGTACGCAGAAAACCATATTCCGTTGTGTTGCTTGATGAAGTTGAGAAAGCGCATCCGGAAGTGTTTAATATTCTTTTGCAGGTGCTGGAAGATGGACGGCTTACTGATTCTAAAGGACGTGTGGTCGATTTCCGCAATACGGTTTTGATTATGACATCAAACGTTGGTGCAAATGAACTCAAACGTAATAAATATGTTGGTTTCAATCTTGGTGATGAAACCCAGGATTATAAAAATATGAAAACCAAAGTAACGGATGAGCTGAAAAAGGCATTTCGTCCGGAATTTCTGAACCGTATTGATGAAACGATTGTATTCCATTCTCTTGAACGGAAACATATGAAAGATATTGTGACGTTAATGATTCACCAACTGCAGAAACGGCTGAGAGAACAGGATATTGAATTCAACCTTACCGATAAAGCAGTTGAAAAGATTGCCAATGAAGGATTTGATCCGGAGTATGGCGCCCGTCCGCTGCGCAGGTCAATCCAGAAGAATATTGAAGACCTTCTGTCAGAGGAACTATTGAAAGAGACGATTTCCAAGGGCGAAAAAGTTAAAATCGGGTTAAATAATAAAGGGGATTTTCTGGTACTGTCATAG
- a CDS encoding protein arginine kinase: MTLQNFMNEAISPWMREEGPDSDIVLSSRIRLARNFSSYAFPILASVDELQKVSTFMEDQYANQSFQGYKDFEFIPLKDLTAVEKRVLVEKHLISPYLVEQDEISAVLISKNEQVSVMINEEDHMRIQLYFPGFQLNKALEKAFEFDDWLEEKIDFAFDEKQGYLTSCPTNVGTGMRASVMMHLPALAMAKQINRMIPAINQLGLVVRGIYGEGSEAQGNIFQISNQITLGKSEEDIIEDLQGVVHQLIEHERNARNRIMERSGIQLEDRIYRSYGVLEFSRIIESKESAACLSNVRLGIDMGIINNVSHNILNELMVLTQPGFLQQYAGKTLSPDERDVLRASLIRERLQLEK, translated from the coding sequence ATGACCTTGCAAAATTTTATGAATGAAGCAATCAGTCCCTGGATGCGGGAAGAAGGCCCCGATAGTGATATTGTATTAAGCAGTCGGATTCGCCTTGCCAGAAACTTTTCATCATATGCATTTCCAATTCTGGCAAGTGTAGATGAACTGCAGAAGGTAAGTACATTTATGGAGGACCAATATGCGAATCAATCGTTTCAGGGATATAAAGACTTTGAATTTATCCCGCTAAAAGACCTGACAGCGGTGGAAAAAAGAGTGCTCGTTGAAAAGCACCTGATCAGTCCATATTTAGTGGAACAGGATGAGATATCGGCTGTCCTGATTTCCAAAAACGAACAGGTGTCAGTCATGATTAATGAAGAAGACCATATGCGTATTCAGCTCTATTTTCCTGGGTTTCAATTAAATAAAGCACTGGAAAAAGCATTTGAATTCGATGATTGGCTTGAAGAAAAAATAGATTTCGCATTTGATGAAAAGCAAGGCTATTTAACAAGCTGCCCTACCAACGTTGGTACCGGCATGCGTGCATCAGTTATGATGCATTTGCCGGCATTGGCAATGGCAAAGCAAATTAACCGGATGATTCCTGCAATCAATCAGCTTGGTCTGGTGGTCCGTGGAATTTATGGTGAAGGCAGTGAGGCACAGGGTAACATTTTTCAGATTTCCAATCAGATAACCCTTGGTAAATCAGAGGAAGATATCATTGAAGATTTACAGGGGGTCGTGCATCAATTAATTGAGCATGAACGTAATGCACGTAATCGGATTATGGAACGATCCGGCATACAACTGGAAGACAGAATTTATCGTTCTTATGGAGTGCTGGAATTTAGCAGGATTATCGAATCCAAGGAATCAGCTGCATGTTTATCAAATGTTCGTCTGGGAATCGATATGGGAATCATCAACAATGTTTCACATAATATACTTAATGAATTAATGGTATTAACGCAACCGGGATTTTTACAGCAATATGCAGGAAAAACATTATCCCCGGATGAACGTGATGTACTGAGGGCATCGCTCATTCGTGAGAGATTGCAGTTAGAGAAATAG
- a CDS encoding UvrB/UvrC motif-containing protein — MECQECHNRSATLHFTQVINGSKTEVHVCEKCAQEKGYMTYPDDGYSLHDLLTGLFNFDASSMESPQKTSYQQTKELQCPQCKMTFSEFKRVGKFGCAECYHTFSNRLDPILRRVHSGNTQHSGKIPNRKGGALQTKKQIESLKNELQGLIKEEAFEEAAKVRDQIKELENHKRGDNS, encoded by the coding sequence ATGGAGTGTCAGGAGTGTCACAATCGATCTGCTACGCTTCACTTCACACAAGTGATAAATGGAAGTAAAACAGAAGTGCATGTGTGTGAAAAATGCGCACAGGAAAAAGGTTATATGACATATCCGGATGATGGCTATTCATTGCATGATTTATTGACGGGGTTGTTTAATTTTGATGCATCATCCATGGAAAGTCCACAAAAGACCTCCTATCAACAAACAAAAGAATTGCAGTGCCCACAATGCAAGATGACTTTTTCGGAATTTAAACGCGTCGGAAAATTTGGTTGTGCAGAATGCTATCACACATTCTCCAACCGTCTTGATCCAATTCTCCGTAGAGTGCACAGCGGGAATACACAACACAGCGGAAAAATTCCAAATCGAAAAGGGGGCGCTCTGCAAACCAAAAAACAGATTGAGTCCCTAAAGAATGAACTGCAGGGTCTTATCAAAGAAGAAGCTTTTGAAGAAGCGGCAAAGGTCAGGGACCAAATTAAAGAACTGGAGAATCACAAGCGGGGTGATAATTCATGA